From Alienimonas californiensis, a single genomic window includes:
- a CDS encoding glycosyltransferase encodes MRVFLIGYPGEMGGANTEAWHTIQLWKHAGLDVHLVPTWGCEPRWRDRLDALGFTTHSAAPEDLEAVPGLAGAPAVGFCNDQFLAHAHRLRALGCPIVWVNCMTFLFEHERRFFQEHGPADAMVYQSEFQRGQLEPQLAPPDGAPPGNGHLIHGAFDVGEWEFQPRPHAAGEAFCVGRLARPDIDKWSSNTWTIYGRIQYPHRRALIMGADERTMDKLGPAPGWASVLRPAALPVSQFFANLHCLLPVNGGARENWPRAGLEAMAAGVPIVAQDAWGWREMIEHGVTGFLGGCDEELAHYAATLAYDEPLRLRLARAARERLVEEFANPEVLAAAWLRLFQSVTSPAPAGTAADRDR; translated from the coding sequence ATGCGCGTCTTCCTCATCGGCTACCCCGGAGAGATGGGCGGGGCCAACACGGAGGCCTGGCACACCATTCAACTTTGGAAGCACGCCGGTCTGGACGTGCATCTGGTTCCCACCTGGGGCTGCGAACCCCGCTGGCGGGACCGGCTCGACGCGCTCGGCTTCACGACCCATTCGGCGGCGCCGGAGGATCTCGAAGCCGTGCCGGGGTTGGCCGGCGCCCCGGCGGTGGGGTTCTGCAACGACCAGTTCCTCGCCCACGCCCACCGGCTGCGGGCGCTGGGCTGCCCGATCGTGTGGGTCAACTGCATGACCTTTCTGTTCGAGCACGAGAGGCGGTTCTTCCAGGAGCACGGCCCGGCGGACGCGATGGTCTATCAGTCGGAGTTCCAACGCGGGCAGCTCGAACCGCAGCTCGCCCCGCCCGACGGAGCTCCGCCGGGGAACGGGCATCTCATCCACGGGGCGTTCGACGTGGGGGAGTGGGAGTTCCAGCCCCGGCCGCATGCTGCGGGGGAGGCGTTCTGCGTGGGGCGGCTCGCCCGGCCGGACATTGATAAGTGGTCCTCGAACACCTGGACGATCTACGGCCGCATCCAGTATCCGCACCGCCGGGCGCTGATCATGGGGGCGGACGAGCGGACCATGGACAAGCTCGGCCCGGCGCCGGGCTGGGCCAGCGTGCTGCGGCCGGCGGCGCTGCCGGTCTCGCAGTTCTTCGCCAATCTGCACTGCCTGCTGCCGGTCAACGGCGGCGCCCGGGAGAACTGGCCGCGGGCCGGGCTGGAGGCGATGGCCGCCGGGGTACCGATCGTCGCCCAGGACGCCTGGGGCTGGCGGGAGATGATCGAGCACGGCGTGACGGGGTTCCTGGGCGGGTGCGACGAGGAACTCGCCCATTACGCCGCCACGCTGGCCTATGACGAGCCGCTGCGACTCCGCCTCGCCCGGGCGGCCCGGGAACGGCTGGTCGAGGAGTTCGCCAATCCGGAGGTCCTCGCCGCCGCCTGGCTCCGCCTGTTTCAGTCCGTGACGAGCCCCGCCCCGGCCGGGACCGCCGCGGACCGTGATCGATGA
- a CDS encoding type II toxin-antitoxin system VapC family toxin: MTLVLADTNVLVRLANPTHEHHGSAKEALSALAKSSAVVCLVPQTCYEYYAVVTRPSENNDLGMTPAAASEAVDRMIRRFRFLRDERGVFDAWAELVEAHAVRGKASHDARMAAAAVRHGVAHVLTFNGSDFERYDKLAVLHPDDAPAFARRH; the protein is encoded by the coding sequence GTGACGCTGGTCCTCGCGGACACCAACGTTCTCGTGCGACTGGCGAATCCGACGCACGAGCATCACGGCTCGGCGAAGGAGGCCCTGTCCGCCCTGGCGAAGTCCAGCGCCGTCGTGTGTCTCGTGCCGCAGACGTGCTACGAATATTACGCGGTCGTCACCCGCCCGTCCGAGAACAACGACCTTGGAATGACCCCGGCCGCCGCCTCGGAGGCGGTGGACCGGATGATTCGGCGGTTTCGGTTTCTACGCGACGAGCGGGGCGTGTTCGACGCCTGGGCGGAACTGGTCGAGGCGCACGCAGTGCGAGGTAAGGCGTCCCACGACGCCCGGATGGCAGCCGCGGCCGTTCGGCACGGGGTGGCGCACGTACTCACCTTTAACGGGTCCGACTTCGAGCGGTACGACAAGCTGGCGGTCCTCCATCCCGACGATGCACCGGCGTTCGCACGGAGACACTGA
- a CDS encoding vWA domain-containing protein gives MASGNWKTGGSSPPPPPAPPTPGAPAPPPGGPPDGQASFGAAAPSAAPARPAEFRPQGRGWKRAATTDGATSGPWLLRAVVTIAALACLVGLAALLWWLWPVTTAIRTVRILPPGDALPTAMPAAESPLGELTGSDGARITAFAALTGEADVAADLLRAPSAPTALPAAGRSDAVVWMIRWSLADGPDPAAVVRSYVAAAAEEPASVRILLLDPASPAVDLRAGVTHEGLPPGLIDAAREALEQAGPAGKNVVVLFAADVGQRSRGGAGPGGTRTAFAQAAARALAGEADAVAEGGDGNRRVTVGEFVNFVVRRTADWTRFHRGETQRPRLAVGGGVAESSADSAAPAEALPQELRGRAIAGVGATPVPDTDPVVTDLTEELVAARRRRDTLREADRGPWRDAPRHWAALHDRLLRAEAFRAAGDPETARRFLEEGNALLAALEDDASARARRGFPKLPADAAALLDARLRLAAPASPGGTSGASRSAAAETLAGWSAALPAGGAAAGLFERAVTVRTAADEAAGPLTTAVAPGALAAADALRREGEDGLFAGAPAAGDRLTAAADRYAALAQFAADYETVEAALDRFAADLPPLAAWAVRRGPASAADGARLVRAHLGPGRPTAAEALADEDPTARLVGLFRLRAELRDTLRTAPFDPAAAGLPPDLTGVATAARQAVERLDAFEAALTAAAADAAGRAPTSEEDWRTTRHELAAAAANTLLPAETTALVLRRLNAADRALRTRWAVRLANAAPPGADDADADAPYADDANAGAGEPPGLEPLDPRWRAVFLAEAATLESPDAARGQGEPDAASPVWLALRGGDGTDGGNWDAGAFGGAVRQRWARLADAAARPISAAANAAGPPPNDEFGRAVHGSDAYALLMQARDTAMADREPIRDARRRALAGLCRFEAARLTADAYADAADAAAASPAWFGAQTFALLDAADALAPADAAAAPTDAAWAAPDREFVAARAALQLTVAGASDPAGAAVALEPRWTGDPDGAARPRGTAAAWLEEPAADRPVRPATADRTGLPANDPPAVTIALARDADADRSADCRPVGLTARAFFRGRAPATVVPVDPCPPTAIVRALAAVDPPVGSVTVAADGGRDLLFVLDCSGSMEELVGGGRTRMALARLALRGPEEREDPAAAGGVIGGLAEDDRPRRVGLMRFANETRGSERIELPVPPAPLKRPDDAQARALVAAIDGSAPGGRTPLLAAIGQAIDAVGRGGTVVAVTDGVDSSIASRDGLSVAPEYADGSPAQRRYRTKVRQVAAQAARAGVGVVVVGFRVNSQVRDALAEFESVGFTFARADDAPGLARALERASRSARWALEPLDGESLADDRQVLAMDATADGLPPGRYEVAVPADADPDAGVRPETRAFALSAGQAVDLRVGAGGRLTVAPNTRPVHAAAPPPVRGADGAVPITLRVERFPRPTGTGPATLTVALSAPTDAVPDWPERVVFEVERPEPGSGAFRPVQVVRAEPVVGVADPTWLLTVPNWPADAPADCRVTAFWPLDPVASEGNAPAGVLGADDRAAEGVGDPPPVEAGGVRWRLTGWTVVPGDRLEAELTSDGPPPALEPQAEEGAASGARVGAGWRPTPAQQALRARPGVTFGDAFESTPADVTKAVRPDGTVQFVFAPRGAAARSTLETDELRIALDVWPPAAASPTGAVDAATVDAAGVRRSTVVVPNYSDEF, from the coding sequence ATGGCGTCTGGCAATTGGAAGACCGGCGGCTCGTCCCCCCCGCCACCGCCCGCCCCGCCGACGCCCGGCGCCCCGGCCCCGCCGCCCGGCGGTCCGCCGGACGGGCAGGCGTCGTTCGGGGCCGCGGCGCCCTCGGCGGCGCCGGCCCGTCCGGCGGAGTTCCGACCGCAGGGACGCGGCTGGAAGCGGGCGGCGACGACGGACGGGGCGACCTCCGGCCCCTGGCTGCTGCGGGCCGTCGTGACGATCGCGGCGTTGGCCTGTCTGGTCGGGCTGGCGGCGCTGCTGTGGTGGCTCTGGCCGGTCACGACCGCGATTCGCACCGTCCGCATCCTCCCGCCGGGCGACGCCCTGCCGACGGCGATGCCCGCCGCCGAATCCCCGCTCGGGGAACTGACCGGGTCCGACGGGGCGCGGATCACCGCCTTCGCCGCCCTGACGGGCGAAGCGGACGTCGCCGCCGACCTGCTGCGGGCGCCCTCCGCCCCGACGGCGCTCCCGGCCGCCGGCCGCTCCGACGCCGTCGTCTGGATGATCCGCTGGTCGCTGGCGGACGGCCCCGACCCCGCCGCCGTGGTGAGGTCTTACGTCGCCGCCGCCGCGGAGGAGCCGGCGTCGGTGCGGATTCTGCTGCTCGATCCGGCCTCGCCCGCGGTCGACCTGCGGGCCGGCGTGACGCACGAGGGCCTGCCGCCGGGGCTGATCGACGCCGCCCGCGAGGCCTTGGAGCAGGCCGGGCCCGCGGGGAAGAACGTCGTCGTGCTGTTCGCCGCCGACGTCGGCCAGCGCAGCCGCGGCGGGGCCGGCCCCGGCGGGACGCGGACCGCGTTCGCCCAGGCCGCGGCCCGGGCGTTGGCCGGCGAGGCGGACGCCGTCGCTGAGGGCGGGGACGGGAATCGCCGCGTGACCGTGGGCGAGTTCGTGAACTTCGTCGTCCGCCGCACCGCCGATTGGACGCGGTTCCACCGGGGCGAAACGCAGCGGCCGCGGTTGGCGGTCGGCGGGGGAGTCGCTGAATCTTCCGCGGACTCCGCCGCCCCCGCCGAGGCGCTGCCGCAGGAACTCCGCGGCCGGGCGATCGCGGGCGTGGGAGCGACGCCGGTTCCGGATACCGACCCCGTCGTGACCGATCTGACGGAGGAACTCGTCGCCGCCCGCCGCCGCCGCGATACGTTGCGCGAGGCGGATCGCGGCCCCTGGCGGGACGCGCCCCGGCACTGGGCGGCACTGCACGATCGGCTGTTGCGGGCGGAGGCGTTCCGGGCCGCGGGCGATCCCGAGACGGCCCGGCGGTTCCTCGAGGAAGGCAACGCCCTGTTGGCGGCGTTGGAAGACGACGCCTCGGCCCGCGCCCGCCGCGGTTTTCCGAAGCTCCCCGCGGACGCCGCGGCGCTGCTGGACGCACGGCTGCGGTTGGCCGCCCCGGCGTCGCCGGGCGGGACGAGCGGGGCGTCGCGTTCCGCCGCGGCGGAGACGTTGGCCGGGTGGTCGGCGGCGTTGCCGGCCGGCGGCGCCGCGGCGGGGCTGTTCGAACGGGCGGTGACCGTTCGAACCGCCGCCGACGAGGCCGCCGGACCCCTGACGACCGCCGTCGCCCCGGGCGCCCTCGCCGCGGCGGACGCCCTCCGCCGCGAGGGGGAGGACGGCCTGTTCGCCGGCGCCCCCGCCGCCGGCGACCGGCTGACGGCGGCCGCCGACCGCTACGCGGCGCTCGCCCAGTTCGCGGCGGACTACGAAACGGTCGAGGCCGCGCTCGATCGGTTCGCCGCCGATCTGCCCCCGCTGGCCGCCTGGGCGGTGCGACGCGGGCCGGCCTCCGCGGCGGACGGCGCGCGGTTGGTGCGGGCCCACCTCGGCCCCGGCCGGCCCACGGCCGCCGAGGCGCTCGCCGACGAAGACCCGACCGCCCGGCTCGTCGGGTTGTTTCGCCTCCGGGCGGAGCTGCGGGACACGTTGCGTACGGCGCCGTTCGACCCCGCCGCGGCGGGATTGCCGCCGGATCTGACCGGCGTCGCGACGGCCGCCCGGCAGGCGGTCGAACGGTTGGACGCCTTCGAAGCCGCCCTGACCGCCGCCGCCGCGGACGCCGCCGGGCGGGCGCCGACGAGCGAGGAGGACTGGCGGACGACTCGGCACGAACTCGCCGCGGCCGCGGCCAACACCCTGTTGCCGGCGGAGACGACGGCGCTGGTTCTGCGCCGCCTCAACGCCGCCGATCGCGCCCTCCGCACCCGCTGGGCGGTCCGCTTGGCGAACGCCGCCCCCCCCGGCGCCGACGATGCGGACGCCGACGCTCCGTACGCCGACGATGCGAACGCCGGGGCGGGGGAGCCGCCCGGGCTCGAACCGCTCGATCCTCGCTGGCGGGCCGTGTTCCTCGCGGAGGCCGCCACGCTGGAATCTCCCGACGCCGCACGCGGTCAGGGCGAGCCCGACGCGGCATCCCCCGTCTGGCTGGCGCTCCGCGGCGGCGACGGGACGGACGGCGGGAACTGGGATGCGGGCGCCTTCGGGGGCGCGGTCCGGCAGCGGTGGGCGCGGCTCGCGGACGCCGCCGCTCGCCCAATCTCCGCGGCGGCGAACGCCGCCGGGCCGCCGCCGAACGATGAGTTCGGCCGGGCGGTGCACGGTTCGGACGCCTACGCCCTGCTGATGCAGGCTCGCGACACCGCGATGGCCGACCGCGAGCCGATCCGCGACGCACGGCGGCGGGCTTTGGCGGGGCTGTGCCGGTTCGAAGCCGCCCGGCTGACCGCCGACGCCTACGCCGATGCGGCCGACGCCGCCGCGGCCTCGCCCGCCTGGTTCGGCGCGCAGACCTTCGCCCTGCTCGACGCCGCCGACGCCCTGGCCCCCGCGGACGCCGCAGCGGCGCCCACCGACGCGGCGTGGGCGGCGCCGGACCGGGAGTTCGTCGCGGCGCGGGCCGCCCTGCAACTGACGGTCGCCGGGGCGAGCGATCCCGCGGGGGCGGCGGTGGCGCTGGAACCCCGCTGGACCGGCGACCCGGACGGCGCCGCCCGGCCGCGGGGGACGGCGGCGGCCTGGCTGGAGGAGCCGGCGGCGGACCGGCCGGTGCGGCCGGCGACGGCGGATCGGACGGGGCTCCCCGCCAACGACCCCCCGGCGGTGACGATCGCGCTGGCCCGCGACGCCGACGCGGACCGCTCCGCGGACTGCCGGCCGGTGGGGCTGACGGCCCGGGCGTTCTTCCGCGGCCGGGCGCCGGCGACGGTCGTGCCCGTCGACCCGTGCCCGCCGACGGCGATCGTGCGGGCGCTGGCGGCGGTCGATCCGCCGGTCGGCTCGGTCACGGTCGCCGCGGACGGCGGACGCGACCTGCTGTTCGTCCTGGACTGCTCCGGCAGCATGGAGGAACTCGTCGGCGGCGGCCGGACCCGGATGGCGCTCGCCCGGCTGGCCCTCCGCGGGCCGGAGGAGCGGGAGGACCCGGCGGCGGCCGGCGGCGTGATCGGCGGGCTGGCCGAGGACGATCGCCCCCGCCGGGTCGGCCTGATGCGGTTCGCCAACGAAACCCGCGGCTCGGAGCGGATCGAACTGCCCGTGCCCCCCGCGCCGCTGAAGCGGCCGGACGACGCCCAGGCCCGGGCGCTGGTCGCCGCGATCGACGGCTCCGCCCCCGGCGGTCGCACGCCGCTGCTGGCGGCGATCGGGCAGGCGATCGACGCGGTCGGCCGCGGCGGCACCGTCGTGGCCGTGACCGACGGCGTGGACAGCTCCATCGCCAGCCGGGACGGGCTCTCCGTCGCGCCGGAATACGCGGACGGCTCGCCGGCCCAGCGGCGGTATCGCACGAAAGTCCGACAGGTCGCCGCCCAGGCCGCCCGGGCCGGGGTGGGGGTGGTCGTGGTGGGCTTCCGCGTGAACAGCCAGGTCCGCGACGCGCTGGCGGAGTTCGAGAGCGTCGGCTTCACCTTCGCCCGGGCGGACGACGCCCCGGGGCTGGCCCGGGCGCTGGAGCGGGCCTCCCGCTCCGCCCGCTGGGCGTTGGAACCGCTCGACGGCGAGTCCCTCGCCGACGACCGGCAGGTGTTGGCGATGGACGCGACCGCGGACGGCCTCCCCCCCGGGCGGTACGAAGTCGCCGTGCCCGCCGACGCCGACCCGGACGCGGGCGTGCGGCCGGAAACCCGCGCCTTCGCCCTGTCCGCCGGGCAGGCGGTCGACCTGCGGGTCGGGGCGGGGGGGCGGCTGACCGTCGCCCCGAACACGCGGCCGGTGCACGCCGCCGCCCCGCCGCCGGTCCGCGGAGCCGACGGCGCCGTGCCGATCACATTGCGGGTCGAACGCTTCCCCCGGCCGACCGGAACCGGCCCGGCGACGCTGACGGTCGCCCTCTCCGCCCCGACCGACGCCGTTCCCGATTGGCCCGAACGGGTGGTCTTCGAGGTGGAACGGCCGGAGCCGGGCAGCGGGGCGTTTCGCCCGGTTCAGGTCGTGCGGGCGGAGCCGGTCGTCGGCGTCGCCGATCCGACCTGGCTGCTCACGGTTCCGAACTGGCCCGCGGACGCCCCGGCCGACTGCCGGGTGACCGCCTTCTGGCCGCTGGACCCGGTCGCTTCCGAAGGGAACGCGCCGGCGGGCGTACTGGGAGCCGACGATCGGGCGGCGGAGGGCGTCGGCGACCCGCCGCCGGTCGAAGCCGGGGGCGTGCGGTGGCGGCTGACGGGGTGGACCGTCGTGCCCGGCGACCGTCTGGAGGCGGAATTGACGTCCGACGGTCCGCCGCCGGCGTTGGAGCCGCAGGCGGAAGAGGGCGCCGCGTCGGGCGCGCGAGTCGGCGCCGGCTGGCGGCCGACGCCCGCCCAGCAGGCGCTGCGGGCCCGACCGGGGGTGACGTTCGGCGACGCGTTCGAGTCGACGCCGGCGGACGTGACGAAGGCGGTGCGGCCGGACGGCACGGTGCAGTTCGTCTTCGCCCCCCGCGGCGCCGCGGCCCGCAGCACGCTGGAGACGGACGAACTGCGGATCGCCCTCGACGTCTGGCCGCCCGCGGCGGCTTCGCCGACGGGTGCCGTCGACGCCGCGACGGTCGACGCCGCCGGCGTCAGGCGTTCGACCGTCGTCGTGCCGAACTACAGCGACGAGTTCTGA
- a CDS encoding PAAR domain-containing protein — translation MTMPAARLTDMHTCPMVTGIVPHVGGPVTAPGVPTVLVGNMPAARATDICVCVGPPDMIAKGSAKVLIMNLPAARLGDTTAHGGAIVSGCPTVLISG, via the coding sequence ATGACGATGCCCGCCGCTCGCCTGACCGACATGCACACGTGTCCCATGGTCACCGGGATCGTGCCGCATGTGGGCGGACCGGTGACGGCCCCCGGGGTGCCGACGGTGCTGGTGGGAAATATGCCGGCGGCCCGGGCCACAGACATTTGCGTCTGCGTCGGCCCGCCGGACATGATCGCGAAAGGGTCCGCGAAGGTGCTGATCATGAACCTCCCCGCGGCCCGCCTCGGAGACACCACCGCCCACGGGGGGGCGATCGTTTCGGGCTGTCCCACCGTGCTCATCAGCGGCTGA
- a CDS encoding FHA domain-containing protein, producing the protein MPTLQPRPFFSAPPTADGAEAFLLIVVDGPSAGAEVAVPAERPLTVGRMTGNGLVVRDDSLSRRHFQLLYEEGELRIEDLGSSYGTFLNEERLSPGVPRSIRPEDAVRAGQSRFALHAAAAAPAARPAPRSAPAAPGGPPTSAPSPGRQPGSASGAESDSDAAASTQPSPDGANDDVDVPTGPDGYRDESVSEISARAGLEAGFARPGDGPAAVLEQLAELDPEEGLKFLAAALPPRTAVRWAADCVKSVANPTGDAGPRDEAALAAALAWADDPTEENRRACEAAAEALKHQTAAAWCATAAFFSHGSLGPPHTAVVLAPPNLSAVAVNAAVTLAAVADPAAAADRRRAFLERRGGVLAGDSSPAPRSSGSAASSPPKAPPAKSPAAAGGGANPPKPPRRPGAAAQPAGAPTPPRPPAPPKPPS; encoded by the coding sequence ATGCCGACTCTGCAGCCCCGTCCGTTCTTTTCCGCCCCGCCGACCGCCGACGGCGCGGAGGCGTTTCTGCTGATTGTGGTCGACGGTCCGTCGGCGGGGGCGGAGGTCGCCGTGCCCGCCGAGCGCCCTCTGACGGTCGGTCGCATGACCGGGAACGGGTTGGTGGTGCGGGACGACTCGCTGTCGCGGCGCCATTTCCAACTGCTGTACGAAGAGGGCGAACTGCGGATCGAGGACCTCGGCAGCAGTTACGGCACGTTTTTGAACGAGGAACGGCTGTCGCCGGGCGTGCCGCGCTCGATCCGGCCGGAGGACGCCGTGCGGGCCGGACAGAGCCGGTTCGCCCTGCACGCCGCCGCCGCCGCGCCCGCGGCCCGGCCGGCACCGCGGTCCGCCCCCGCGGCGCCCGGCGGGCCGCCGACGTCCGCCCCCTCGCCCGGCCGGCAGCCCGGCAGTGCGTCCGGGGCCGAGTCCGATTCGGACGCGGCCGCCTCGACGCAGCCGTCGCCGGACGGGGCGAACGACGACGTCGACGTGCCGACCGGCCCGGACGGCTACCGGGACGAGTCGGTCTCGGAGATCTCCGCCCGGGCGGGGTTGGAAGCGGGGTTCGCCCGACCCGGCGACGGCCCGGCCGCGGTGCTGGAGCAGTTGGCGGAACTGGACCCGGAGGAGGGGCTGAAGTTCCTCGCCGCCGCCCTCCCGCCGCGAACGGCCGTGCGCTGGGCGGCGGACTGCGTGAAGAGCGTGGCGAACCCCACCGGCGACGCCGGTCCGCGGGACGAAGCCGCGCTCGCCGCCGCCCTCGCCTGGGCGGACGACCCGACCGAAGAGAACCGCCGCGCCTGCGAAGCCGCCGCCGAGGCGTTGAAGCACCAGACGGCCGCCGCGTGGTGCGCGACGGCGGCGTTCTTCTCGCACGGCAGCCTGGGGCCGCCCCACACCGCCGTGGTCCTGGCGCCGCCCAATTTGTCGGCGGTCGCGGTCAACGCGGCGGTGACGCTCGCCGCCGTCGCGGACCCCGCTGCCGCCGCCGACCGCCGCCGGGCCTTTCTCGAACGCCGCGGCGGCGTGCTCGCGGGCGACTCGTCCCCGGCGCCCCGGTCGTCCGGCTCCGCCGCGTCGTCCCCGCCCAAGGCGCCTCCTGCCAAATCGCCCGCGGCGGCCGGCGGGGGTGCCAATCCGCCCAAACCGCCCCGCCGCCCCGGCGCCGCCGCTCAACCCGCCGGGGCGCCGACGCCGCCCCGGCCGCCCGCTCCGCCGAAGCCGCCGTCCTGA
- a CDS encoding type VI secretion system Vgr family protein translates to MSAFDPTTDGRLLRLDTPLGKDCLLPTAVSASERVSGLFGVSVDALAAVAKADQVTAAALLGKSVTAKIAGRKTAVGGNFEYTDEFTFFNGIVTRLSVGAKDKDTQAFELELAPWLWTLTQASDCRVYQNKDVKEVVSAVFDEFKGKRGISSVDYKFELKGAYTRMDYCVQYRETHFNFVSRLLEQEGLHYFFEHSAGGHTLVVTDDPSKNTDCEHQHEFALATEAGEQEYDADVLYSLSGSSEIRPGRAVQRDYHFQMADRDLQASADGAAGGGNGELELFDYPGEFAQRFNEPDQRLGDVEKEGEFLTKLRAGEESATRERSGGSSSARTMRPGRTFQPLTQDGKKIGGPRLLLAVSHSAVQDPGYRSAGGGGNPYSNTFSAVTHEKATPFRPARATPKPVVQGLQNALVTGPQGEEIHTDKYGRIRVQFPWDREGKKDEKSACWVRVAQSMAGEKWGGHFWPRIGQEVLVAFMEGDPDAPIVVGSVYNSKNMPPYEMPGAQTRSGFKTRSTPEGKPAEFNELRFEDKRGSEEIYVHAEKDLNAVVENNETRKVGYDAKESAGSGPPEGHQTEEIWHNRTATVGGGKTELPSGGGMDELTVYNGQKIAIGDPAASDGGQTVDIEKDRTVTLKQGNDKLTLKMGDRTVELKLGSDTLDIKAGKRTVKAMQSIELSVGSSSIKLDPSGITLQGIKIAITGQAKADVSSPLTTVTGSGILTLGGALTKIG, encoded by the coding sequence ATGTCAGCCTTCGATCCCACCACCGACGGTCGCCTGCTCCGGCTGGACACGCCGCTGGGGAAGGACTGTTTGCTGCCGACCGCGGTGTCCGCGAGCGAGCGCGTCAGCGGGCTGTTCGGCGTGTCCGTCGACGCCCTCGCCGCCGTCGCCAAGGCCGATCAGGTCACCGCCGCGGCGCTGCTGGGGAAGTCGGTGACCGCCAAAATCGCCGGGCGGAAAACCGCGGTCGGCGGGAACTTTGAATACACCGACGAGTTCACCTTCTTCAACGGCATCGTCACCCGGCTCTCCGTCGGCGCCAAAGACAAGGACACGCAGGCCTTCGAACTGGAACTGGCCCCCTGGCTGTGGACCCTCACCCAGGCGTCCGATTGCCGCGTATATCAAAACAAGGACGTCAAGGAAGTCGTCTCCGCGGTCTTCGATGAATTCAAGGGGAAGCGGGGGATCAGCTCCGTCGATTATAAGTTCGAGCTGAAGGGGGCCTATACGAGGATGGACTACTGCGTCCAGTACCGGGAGACGCACTTCAACTTCGTCTCCCGCCTGTTGGAGCAGGAGGGGTTGCACTACTTCTTCGAACACTCCGCGGGCGGTCACACGCTGGTCGTCACGGACGACCCGTCCAAAAACACGGACTGCGAGCACCAGCACGAGTTCGCCCTCGCGACCGAGGCCGGGGAGCAGGAGTACGACGCGGACGTGCTCTACAGCCTGTCCGGCAGCAGCGAGATCCGTCCCGGCCGGGCCGTCCAGCGGGACTATCACTTCCAGATGGCCGATCGCGACCTGCAGGCCAGCGCCGACGGCGCCGCGGGGGGCGGCAACGGGGAACTGGAACTGTTCGACTACCCCGGCGAGTTCGCCCAGCGGTTCAACGAGCCGGATCAGCGTCTCGGCGACGTGGAAAAAGAGGGCGAGTTCCTGACCAAGCTGCGGGCCGGCGAAGAATCCGCCACCCGCGAACGCAGCGGCGGCTCCTCCTCCGCCCGCACCATGCGGCCGGGTCGGACGTTCCAGCCGCTCACCCAGGATGGCAAGAAAATCGGCGGACCGCGGCTGCTGCTGGCCGTCAGCCACTCCGCCGTCCAGGACCCCGGTTATCGGAGCGCCGGCGGCGGCGGGAACCCCTATTCGAACACCTTCAGCGCCGTCACCCACGAGAAGGCCACGCCGTTCCGCCCGGCCCGCGCGACTCCCAAGCCGGTCGTTCAGGGCCTGCAGAACGCCCTCGTCACCGGGCCGCAGGGCGAGGAGATTCACACCGACAAATACGGCCGGATCCGCGTGCAGTTCCCGTGGGACCGCGAGGGCAAAAAGGACGAGAAAAGCGCCTGCTGGGTGCGCGTCGCCCAGTCGATGGCGGGCGAAAAGTGGGGCGGGCACTTCTGGCCGCGGATCGGGCAGGAGGTGCTCGTCGCGTTCATGGAGGGCGACCCGGACGCCCCGATCGTCGTGGGCAGCGTCTATAACTCCAAGAATATGCCGCCCTACGAGATGCCCGGCGCCCAGACCCGCAGCGGGTTCAAGACGCGGTCGACGCCCGAAGGCAAACCGGCGGAGTTCAACGAGCTGCGCTTCGAGGACAAACGCGGCTCCGAGGAGATCTACGTCCACGCCGAAAAGGACCTCAACGCCGTCGTCGAGAACAACGAGACCCGCAAGGTCGGTTACGACGCCAAGGAGTCCGCCGGCTCCGGGCCGCCGGAGGGCCACCAGACCGAGGAGATCTGGCACAACCGCACCGCGACGGTCGGCGGCGGCAAAACGGAGTTGCCCTCCGGCGGCGGGATGGACGAACTGACCGTCTACAACGGTCAGAAAATCGCCATCGGCGACCCGGCGGCCAGCGACGGCGGGCAGACGGTGGACATCGAGAAGGATCGCACCGTCACCCTGAAGCAGGGCAACGACAAACTGACCCTGAAGATGGGCGACCGCACCGTGGAGCTCAAACTCGGCAGCGACACGCTGGATATCAAAGCCGGCAAACGCACGGTGAAGGCGATGCAGTCGATCGAACTCTCCGTCGGCTCCAGCTCCATTAAACTTGATCCCTCCGGCATCACGTTGCAGGGGATCAAAATCGCGATCACCGGACAGGCGAAGGCGGACGTCTCCTCCCCGCTGACCACCGTGACCGGCTCCGGCATCCTCACGCTGGGCGGCGCCCTCACCAAGATCGGTTGA